A window of Anomalospiza imberbis isolate Cuckoo-Finch-1a 21T00152 chromosome 4, ASM3175350v1, whole genome shotgun sequence contains these coding sequences:
- the CLDN23 gene encoding claudin-23: protein MRTPTEMIVGLVLCPCGLLLTLTGTLAPSWRQVSLIPDQPMDVVWEQGIWDICRERQSTHDRLCGQADELGYFEQVPVRVAQGLMPSSLVVTLVGLVVAALGVRCWQPEPRHLVAGVAGLVLLLSGLMSLVPSSWYTQELWALPAPSGSTLTVGYSLVLSYLGSCLEILGGLALALSFHHCCKECRAPKLPPTPVTEAGSGSSRAYNNPWDVLEDEQDGQHWGRSPPCDSDL from the coding sequence ATGCGGACGCCGACGGAGATGATCGTGGGGCTGGTGCTGTGCCCCTGCGGGCTCCTGCTGACACTCACGGGCACGCTGGCACCCAGTTGGAGGCAGGTGAGCCTCATACCTGACCAGCCCATGGACGTCGTCTGGGAGCAGGGCATCTGGGACATATGCAGGGAGCGGCAGAGCACCCATGACCGCCTCTGTGGGCAGGCTGACGAGCTGGGCTACTTTGAGCAGGTGCCCGTGCGGGTGGCCCAAGGGCTGATGCCCTCCTCTCTGGTGGTCACCCTGGTGGGCTTGGTGGTGGCTGCCCTGGGCGTTCGCTGCTGGCAGCCGGAGCCCCGGCACCTGGTGGCCGGCgtggcagggctggtgctgctcctcTCTGGGCTGATGAGCCTCGTGCCCAGCTCCTGGTACACTCAGGAGCTGTGGGCACTGCCTGCGCCGTCTGGCAGCACTCTGACCGTCGGCTACAGCTTGGTACTGAGCTATTTGGGAAGCTGTCTGGAGATCCTGGGGGGGCTGGCCCTCGCCCTCAGTTTCCATCACTGCTGCAAGGAGTGCAGGGCTCCCAAATTGCCCCCCACCCCTGTGACAGAGGCTGGGTCAGGCTCCAGTAGAGCTTACAACAATCcctgggatgtgctggaggaTGAGCAAGATGGACAGCACTGGGGGAGAAGCCCACCTTGTGACTCTGACTTGTAG